A single window of Solanum dulcamara chromosome 5, daSolDulc1.2, whole genome shotgun sequence DNA harbors:
- the LOC129888469 gene encoding uncharacterized protein LOC129888469 gives MAFYLDEEEVWKCPKHPSKRRRNGVCPVCLKDRLVILCPDCANVRPCACYASATSSSSSASSSFSLFSASSGRSGGGGGCEGVCSGARVSNLIDSEPSFQRSRSVGIPFLRSSRDKNSVDRKNQQICNNSSKMNKTPSFWSVFKLSKSKRYGDSESDELKPKAKANIHHENINEFTDGRIEDFARMMKRSRSMSVVITSVPGAGDGNKSPAKSKGWHFPSPMKVFRQSKASKLAYERSPLCRG, from the coding sequence ATGGCATTCTACTTGGATGAAGAAGAAGTGTGGAAATGTCCAAAACACCCCTCGAAGCGACGGAGGAACGGAGTTTGTCCTGTTTGTCTCAAGGACCGTCTCGTCATTCTCTGCCCTGACTGTGCTAACGTACGCCCCTGTGCTTGCTACGCCTCTGCAACGTCGTCTTCTTCCTCCGCTTCTTCttcgttttctctcttttccgCATCGTCCGGTCGTAGTGGCGGCGGCGGCGGTTGCGAGGGAGTATGCTCAGGCGCACGAGTCTCCAATCTCATAGATAGTGAACCGTCTTTCCAGAGATCGAGATccgtcggaattccattcctcCGATCATCACGAGACAAAAATTCCGTCGACAGAAAAAATCAGCAGATTTGTAACAACAGTAGTAAGATGAATAAAACGCCGTCGTTTTGGTCGGTTTTCAAGTTGAGTAAGAGTAAGAGATATGGAGATTCAGAGAGTGATGAATTGAAACCGAAAGCGAAAGCGAATattcatcatgaaaatattaacGAATTTACTGATGGTAGAATTGAGGATTTTGCGAGGATGATGAAGAGATCACGATCAATGAGTGTAGTGATTACGTCAGTTCCCGGCGCCGGCGATGGCAATAAGTCGCCGGCGAAGTCGAAAGGATGGCATTTTCCAAGTCCAATGAAAGTTTTCCGGCAATCTAAGGCTTCGAAATTGGCTTACGAACGGTCGCCTTTGTGCAGAGGTTGA
- the LOC129889692 gene encoding uncharacterized protein LOC129889692 — MEALSSSQQTLRCCEKVEDGKVECKCAEGWSCSLTKTDSSKAGKPFCQCSSGTTCTRLEASDPETQKALEGSDGCKVICKTDAGYSCKISKAGKVIAECGEGCICIVDENGNVKCITKAEETSCCASGCN, encoded by the exons ATGGAGGCTCTTAGCTCAAGCCAGCAAACACTCAG ATGTTGTGAAAAAGTGGAAGATGGGAAAGTAGAGTGCAAGTGTGCAGAAGGATGGTCTTGCTCCCTCACTAAAACAGATAGTTCCAAGGCTGGCAAGCCCTTTTGCCAATGTTCCAGCGGCACCACCTGTACCCGCCT GGAAGCATCTGATCCAGAGACCCAGAAAGCACTAGAGGGGTCAGATGGTTGCAAGGTAATATGCAAGACAGATGCAGGATATAGCTGCAAAATCAGCAAAGCAGGGAAAGTGATAGCTGAATGTGGAGAAGGTTGCATTTGCATTGTTGATGAAAATGGCAATGTTAAATGCATAACCAAAGCAGAAGAAACCTCCTGCTGTGCCTCTGGTTGTAACTAA